The genomic segment GGGCGAAGAACTGCATTAGAATCGCAAGGGAGAGGGTCGAGAAGGCCCAGGAGTACTCCTACAGAGACCGCCGCAACAAGAAGCGTGATATGCAGTCTCTCTGGATCCAGCGCATCAACGCCGGCACTCGCTTCCACTCAGTACGTACCGTccgacttttcttttttacatatatatcgaAAGACTGCTTGTTCTAAATTTTCAATGATTTTTGCCCTACTTGTGTCTCATATATTTCGTTTCGTTTATCGGCTTGAAGCACTTATTCTGAATATGAGCTAAATGGAACTTTGGATAATACCGTTGACGATATCATGTTATTTACCCTTGCCGGGATGAGTAAGCTTCATCCATGAATCTCCCAAGTGTAGAGATGAGTATTGTGGTGTGGTTGATGAGTATTCTTTGCCTGTAAGGCATGGAAAGTAGTTCATTGTGCTCGTTCCGACTTGGCTTTTCTACTTTCTGAACATTCTCTTGATGCCATGTTTGACTCATATATCAAAAGAAATAGGTTTTTCATGAGTAACATCAACTGCTATAGAAGGTCTTTCATGAACGCTGAGATGAGAACTAAGATGTAAAAACGGTATCTTCTGCTTCAATGGGAGTTAAAAAACATTTTCAGTTAATGACTTTCATCCCCTGTCTGCTGTGTAAGCCGAAGTTCTATTGGAGGATAAGAAATAGCGGTTTTTAAGGATTCAAGAAACTTTAGTCCTTTGAGATTTCAAACTAGCCATGCAAATCATCTTAGCATTTCTTATATATGCGTGTATATGTCATGGTTAAGCACAGATGTTATACCGGAACTTTAACATGAACTATTTGTTGGATATTTGGGTGGTTTTTATTAGATAATTGTTGGCTTGTGCTTGAGCACCAATTGTTTTCTTGAAATTGGTTATTTACCTCAtcaacatattaatttttttccaaaacaaCACGGGCATTTGCAGTGGATGAACTTTTGCATATAATCTCATAGTCTTACGACCATTTGTACTGATTTTCAGGTCAATTACGGTAACTTCATGCACGGGTTGATGAAGGAGAACATCCAGTTGAACTGGAAAGTTCTGTCAGAATTGTCCATGCATGAGCCTCTTAGCTTCAAGGCCCTTGTGGACATCTCCCGTAATGCCTTCCTTGGGAACAAGAATGTGGTTCATCCTCCCAGGAAGGTAAGCATTCTAGTCAGTGTCTAGTATGTTGGTCGCTTTGTGTCtcttgtttctctttttgaGCTCGATGTTTGAACCATTGTTTCGTGGTTCCTACAAAGCTTCTACTGGTTTAGAAAGAATTTACGGCCTGAACTTTGAGAACTCAATCATCTTTCGCATGCATGTTCTCTCAATATTCTGCATTCTATGTTCTCGGAGCTTCTCATTCCCTTGTGATATGAGGAAGATAGaaattatcgttaattaggacgaTGATAATGCAGTTAGACTAATGTCGGTGTTGATTGATaaccaagtctcataggttATGGATGTGGACACATCGAGTGACACTGTAGGTacacattaagagtaatgtgtactaAACTGACCGGCCATGAGACTGCTATATGGGtcgttacgtgactgtcattagcaggtctcatagtgactatggtgcaatggtcctttgacttaaGGTTATCATAGTTTCCGATATGCAATGTCATATGTTTTGATACTGACAAAcaccaccgtaacaggctggttataaagacagttattgagTATGCCAAAGAGCATGGATAGGAAtatgagtgaccaagataggatttgtccctcttatgtaacgggagcgatatctcacggccgcttggtgggtagagtctaaaagtgtatgcatacccaaatgagtcgatatagggatattGAGCTCATTTAttttgatagacttaccccggtaaaccaagaaagagaaattgaGCCACACGAGGATGAcaacgaccatgccttgggctcaatagagatatagaggacaaatggaTTATACTGCACGGTAACATAGGTCACAAAGTTCGtggagaaattgactttcctattacttgagtag from the Punica granatum isolate Tunisia-2019 unplaced genomic scaffold, ASM765513v2 Contig00057, whole genome shotgun sequence genome contains:
- the LOC116189988 gene encoding uncharacterized protein LOC116189988: MNKKKVFNLAKGFRGRAKNCIRIARERVEKAQEYSYRDRRNKKRDMQSLWIQRINAGTRFHSVNYGNFMHGLMKENIQLNWKVLSELSMHEPLSFKALVDISRNAFLGNKNVVHPPRKVSILVSV